In the Leguminivora glycinivorella isolate SPB_JAAS2020 chromosome 14, LegGlyc_1.1, whole genome shotgun sequence genome, one interval contains:
- the LOC125233278 gene encoding nucleolar protein 12: MGKRKSKNQDKKKKIALVFDESQRKEFLCGFRKRKLERKKKAQEEIQRLLKEEKKRIKQENKESYKKLVVSSRPLPDIEQLLKEEYEDDDVNVKIVELSSDTLQKKDLVIGENRPQEKTEKKSVKKPKETSAESVPGMGSDTEVESAAEEEDDDKDEDDKKPKSKKELKHMLMQQAKKKMQKSKVFQMKSKLDRIQNKKKSHLKKEHMARTKAKSGKPGKPKKEKSKKNFGRRKH, encoded by the exons atggGAAAACGTAAAAGCAAAAATCAAGATAAGAAGAAAAAAATAGCCTTAGTATTCGACGAAAGCCAAAGAAA GGAATTTTTGTGTGGTTTTCGTAAAAGAAAActtgaaaggaaaaaaaaggcaCAAGAAGAAATTCAGCGTTTACTGAAGGAGGAAAAGAAAAGAATAAAACAAGAG AATAAAGAATCCTACAAAAAACTAGTAGTTTCCAGTAGACCCTTACCTGACATTGAACAGCTGCTCAAAGAGGAGtatgaagatgatgatgttaaTGTTAAAATAGTTGAATTGTCATCAGACACTTTACAAAAGAAAGACTTGGTTATAGGTGAGAACAGACCTCAAGAAAAAACAGAAAAGAAATCTGTCAAGAAACCAAAAGAAACTTCGGCAGAAAGTGTTCCTGGCATGGGCTCTGACACTGAAGTGGAATCTGCTGCGGAAGAGGAAGATGATGACAAAGATGAAGATGATAAAAAACCAAAATCtaaaaaagaattaaagcaTATGCTCATGCAGCAAGCCAAGAAGAAGATGCAGAAGAGTAAAGTATTCCAAATGAAAAGCAAGTTGGACAGAatacaaaataagaagaaaTCTCACCTGAAGAAAGAACACATGGCCAGGACAAAGGCAAAATCAGGCAAACCTGGCAAACCAAAAAAGGAAAAATCTAAGAAGAACTTTGGTAGGagaaaacattga
- the LOC125233277 gene encoding uncharacterized protein LOC125233277 — protein sequence MPRGKATAATSKTTTAQSKVKKNKSLCKDETNLEIKAEGQEMEPEEDLTYAQNKSPSLDLSKFKFEKKPHIKIEYEKESPVKQETKGLWEPPHWQDFLLNLRNMRANKDAPVDTMGCHMSSDPKAPPEVIRYQHLISLMLSSQTKDQVTFAAMERLRERGLTIDNVLSMSDDELGKLIYPVGFWKTKVKYIKKTTQTLKEQYNGDIPDSVEKLCKLTGVGPKMAHICMSVAWNKVTGIGVDTHVHRISNRIGWVKKPTATPEDTRKALEAWLPFELWGEVNHLLVGFGQTICLPIGPNCEECLNNDICPSRGIKKSPKKATPIKVKEEIDPLDIKIEQAVKKVLKNLKLEDGITLNVPNAKAPKVRKISPKKEIVIKEDSNQEVNLQIPECESKPKAQRKRKVTPKKAVQQEVIENSADNLAADSNSENLQRKRKITPKKAKELADVNTIEESLTILNIGDKKEPRKRKVKPAKESKQTDNSISTNSIDIKAPPKRKITPKKAQIQQNNDDDDFVQPISVEVKSNVEKLTKKPPVKRKSPRVQTNTDDIQPTSNKTGRKTTKSC from the exons aTGCCGCGAGGAAAAGCAACCGCAGCCACCAGCAAAACTACAACTGCACAAAGTAAAGTGAAGAAAAATAAATCTCTATGCAAGGATGAAACCAATTTAGAAATAAAGGCAGAAGGTCAGGAAATGGAGCCCGAAGAAGACTTGACCTATGCCCAAAATAAAAGTCCTAGTCTAGATTTAAGCAAGTTCAAATTTGAAAAGAAACCTCACATCAAAATTGAGTATGAAAAAGAATCTCCGGTCAAGCAG gaaaCTAAAGGCCTTTGGGAACCACCCCACTGGCAGGACTTTCTACTGAACCTGAGAAATATGAGGGCTAATAAAGACGCTCCAGTGGATACTATGGGTTGCCACATGTCCTCCGATCCTAAGGCACCCCCAGAA GTGATAAGATACCAGCATCTCATTTCTTTGATGTTATCAAGCCAAACAAAGGATCAGGTTACATTTGCGGCTATGGAGCGACTTCGAGAGAGGGGACTCACCATAGACAATGTGCTGAGCATGAGCGATGATGAATTAGGCAAGCTGATATACCCAGTGGGATTTTGGAAG aCAAAAGTGAAGTACATAAAGAAGACGACACAGACCTTGAAGGAACAGTACAACGGAGACATACCAGACTCGGTGGAGAAGCTTTGCAAGCTGACTGGAGTTGGCCCAAAGATGGCGCATATTTGCATGAGCGTGGCTTGGAACAAGGTCACCGGCATAG GTGTGGACACCCATGTGCATAGGATTAGTAACAGGATAGGTTGGGTGAAGAAGCCAACAGCCACCCCAGAAGACACCCGCAAAGCCCTGGAGGCTTGGCTGCCTTTTGAACTGTGGGGTGAGGTCAACCACCTACTTGTAGGCTTCGGACAAACAATCTGCCTACCCATTGGCCCTAACTGTGAAGAGTGCTTAAACAATGACATCTGCCCTTCTAGAGGAATAAAAAAGTCACCTAAGAAAGCAACTCCCATAAAAGTGAAAGAAGAAATTGATCCATTAGATATTAAGATAGAACAAGCtgtaaaaaaagttttgaaGAATTTAAAACTTGAAGATGGGATAACATTGAATGTTCCAAATGCAAAAGCTCCAAAAGTGAGAAAAATAAGCCCCAAAAAAGAAATTGTCATAAAGGAAGATAGTAATCAAGAAGTAAATTTACAGATTCCTGAATGTGAATCAAAGCCTAAGGCACAAAGAAAAAGAAAAGTTACTCCTAAAAAGGCTGTGCAACAAGAAGTTATTGAAAATAGTGCAGACAATTTAGCAGCTGATTCAAATTCTGAGAATTTACAAAGGAAAAGAAAAATAACACCAAAAAAAGCTAAAGAGCTAGCTGATGTTAACACCATAGAAGAAAGTTTAACAATACTGAATATTGGTGATAAAAAGGAACCAAGGAAAAGGAAAGTTAAACCTGCAAAAGAGAGTAAACAAACTGATAACAGTATAAGTACAAATAGCATTGACATTAAAGCTCCACCAAAAAGGAAGATCACTCCCAAAAAAGCGCAAATACAACagaataatgatgatgatgattttgtgCAGCCAATCTCAGTAGAAGTAAAAAGCAATGTGGAGAAATTGACTAAAAAACCACCAGTCAAACGTAAATCACCGAGAGTGCAAACTAATACAGATGATATCCAACCCACAAGTAATAAAACTGGTAGGAAGACAACTAAGAGTTGTTAG
- the LOC125233328 gene encoding ER membrane protein complex subunit 3 — translation MAELLLDPNIRGWVFLPIVIITFLVGIVRHYISIILSSQKKIELLQVQDSQVMIRARLLRENGKYLPRQSFAMRRHWFNNEETGYFKVQKRAPASQNPMTDPSMMTDMLKGNVTNVLPMIIIGGWINWMFSGFLTTKVPFPLTLRFKPMLQRGVELMYLDASWVSSASWYFLNVFGLRTIYTLVLGENNAADQSKIMQEQMSGAAMAMPPDPKAAFKAEWEALEITEHKWALANVETELLTEAK, via the exons ATGGCAGAATTACTGCTAGATCCCAATATACGAGGATGGGTGTTTCTTCCCATAGTAATAATCACCTTTTTAGTTGGAATAGTTCGACACTATATTTCTATTATTCTATCTTCTCAAAAGAAGATCGAGTTATTGCAGGTTCAGGACAG TCAAGTGATGATCAGAGCGCGGCTGCTCCGCGAGAACGGGAAATACCTCCCGCGGCAGTCGTTCGCGATGCGCCGCCACTGGTTCAACAACGAGGAGACTGGCTACTTCAAGGTGCAGAAGAGGGCTCCGGCATCACAG AATCCCATGACTGACCCCAGTATGATGACGGACATGCTGAAGGGCAATGTGACCAATGTACTGCCCATGATCATCATCGGAGGCTGGATCAATTGGATGTTCAGTGGTTTCCTGACAA CCAAGGTGCCCTTCCCGCTGACACTTCGCTTCAAGCCAATGTTACAGCGTGGTGTGGAACTCATGTACCTGGACGCCTCCTGGGTGTCATCTGCCTCGTGGTACTTCCTCAACGTTTTCGGCCTGCGGACCATCTACACACTTGTACTGGGAGAGAATAATG CCGCGGACCAGTCAAAGATCATGCAAGAGCAGATGTCAGGCGCGGCCATGGCCATGCCTCCGGACCCGAAGGCCGCCTTCAAGGCCGAATGGGAGGCGCTCGAGATCACCGAGCACAAGTGGGCGCTCGCCAACGTCGAGACTGAACTGCTCACGGAGGccaaataa
- the LOC125233289 gene encoding developmentally-regulated GTP-binding protein 2 isoform X2, whose amino-acid sequence MGILEKISEIEKEIARTQKNKATEYHLGLLKAKLAKYRSQLLEPSKKGGDKGEGFDVLKSGDARVALIGFPSVGKSTLLSTLTHTHSEAASYEFTTLTCIPGVIEYRGANIQLLDLPGIIEGAAQGKGRGRQVIAVARTADLVLMMLDATKPYVHRQLLEKELESVGIRLNKSKPNIYFKQKKGGGLSFNSTCQLTKVDEKMVQMILHEYKIFNAEVLFREDCTADDLIDVILANRVYLPCIYVYNKIDQISIQEVDRIAREPNSVVVSCNMKLNLDFLLETLWEYLALIRVYTKKPGQPPDFDDGLILRKGVTIEHVCHSIHRTLAAQLKYALVWGTSTKYSPQRVGVAHTVNDEDVVQLIKK is encoded by the exons ATGGGTATTTTGGAGAAGATATCTGAGATTGAGAAGGAAATAGCAAGAACCCAGAAGAATAAAG CCACGGAATACCACTTGGGTCTGCTGAAGGCGAAGCTTGCGAAGTACCGGTCACAGCTGCTGGAGCCGTCTAAGAAGGGCGGGGACAAGGGCGAGGGCTTCGATGTGCTCAAGTCGGGCGACGCGAGGGTGGCGCTCATTGGCTTCCCTTCTGTGGGCAAG TCCACATTGCTGTCAACTCTGACGCACACACACTCTGAAGCAGCCAGCTACGAGTTCACAACGCTGACATGCATCCCCGGTGTGATCGAGTACCGCGGGGCCAACATACAGCTGCTCGATCTGCCGGGTATCATTGAAGGTGCCGCACAGGGCAAGGGTAGAGGAAGACAG GTGATAGCCGTGGCGCGTACAGCTGACCTGGTTCTCATGATGCTGGACGCCACGAAGCCGTACGTGCACCGCCAGCTGCTGGAGAAGGAACTCGAGAGTGTCGGCATCAGGCTCAACAAGAGCAAACCCAATATTTACTTTAAG CAAAAGAAAGGCGGCGGTCTCTCCTTCAACTCGACGTGTCAGCTCACTAAAGTGGACGAGAAAATGGTGCAAATGATCCTTCACGAATACAAGATATTCAATGCAGAG GTACTGTTCCGAGAAGACTGCACGGCGGACGACCTGATAGACGTAATCCTGGCTAACAGGGTGTACCTGCCCTGCATCTACGTGTACAACAAGATCGATCAGATCTCCATACAGGAGGTCGACAGGATCGCTCGCGAACCCAACTCTGTTGTCGTCAG TTGCAACATGAAGCTGAACCTGGACTTCCTGCTGGAGACATTGTGGGAGTATTTAGCGCTCATCCGCGTTTACACCAAGAAGCCCGGCCAGCCGCCGGACTTTGATGATGGACTGATTCTTAGGAAG GGTGTAACCATCGAGCACGTGTGCCACTCGATCCACCGCACACTGGCCGCGCAGCTGAAGTACGCGCTAGTGTGGGGAACCAGCACCAAGTACTCGCCGCAGCGCGTCGGCGTCGCGCACACCGTCAACGACGAGGACGTCGTGCAGCTCATCAAGAA GTAA
- the LOC125233289 gene encoding developmentally-regulated GTP-binding protein 2 isoform X1 has protein sequence MGILEKISEIEKEIARTQKNKATEYHLGLLKAKLAKYRSQLLEPSKKGGDKGEGFDVLKSGDARVALIGFPSVGKSTLLSTLTHTHSEAASYEFTTLTCIPGVIEYRGANIQLLDLPGIIEGAAQGKGRGRQVIAVARTADLVLMMLDATKPYVHRQLLEKELESVGIRLNKSKPNIYFKQKKGGGLSFNSTCQLTKVDEKMVQMILHEYKIFNAEVLFREDCTADDLIDVILANRVYLPCIYVYNKIDQISIQEVDRIAREPNSVVVSCNMKLNLDFLLETLWEYLALIRVYTKKPGQPPDFDDGLILRKGVTIEHVCHSIHRTLAAQLKYALVWGTSTKYSPQRVGVAHTVNDEDVVQLIKK, from the exons ATGGGTATTTTGGAGAAGATATCTGAGATTGAGAAGGAAATAGCAAGAACCCAGAAGAATAAAG CCACGGAATACCACTTGGGTCTGCTGAAGGCGAAGCTTGCGAAGTACCGGTCACAGCTGCTGGAGCCGTCTAAGAAGGGCGGGGACAAGGGCGAGGGCTTCGATGTGCTCAAGTCGGGCGACGCGAGGGTGGCGCTCATTGGCTTCCCTTCTGTGGGCAAG TCCACATTGCTGTCAACTCTGACGCACACACACTCTGAAGCAGCCAGCTACGAGTTCACAACGCTGACATGCATCCCCGGTGTGATCGAGTACCGCGGGGCCAACATACAGCTGCTCGATCTGCCGGGTATCATTGAAGGTGCCGCACAGGGCAAGGGTAGAGGAAGACAG GTGATAGCCGTGGCGCGTACAGCTGACCTGGTTCTCATGATGCTGGACGCCACGAAGCCGTACGTGCACCGCCAGCTGCTGGAGAAGGAACTCGAGAGTGTCGGCATCAGGCTCAACAAGAGCAAACCCAATATTTACTTTAAG CAAAAGAAAGGCGGCGGTCTCTCCTTCAACTCGACGTGTCAGCTCACTAAAGTGGACGAGAAAATGGTGCAAATGATCCTTCACGAATACAAGATATTCAATGCAGAG GTACTGTTCCGAGAAGACTGCACGGCGGACGACCTGATAGACGTAATCCTGGCTAACAGGGTGTACCTGCCCTGCATCTACGTGTACAACAAGATCGATCAGATCTCCATACAGGAGGTCGACAGGATCGCTCGCGAACCCAACTCTGTTGTCGTCAG TTGCAACATGAAGCTGAACCTGGACTTCCTGCTGGAGACATTGTGGGAGTATTTAGCGCTCATCCGCGTTTACACCAAGAAGCCCGGCCAGCCGCCGGACTTTGATGATGGACTGATTCTTAGGAAG GGTGTAACCATCGAGCACGTGTGCCACTCGATCCACCGCACACTGGCCGCGCAGCTGAAGTACGCGCTAGTGTGGGGAACCAGCACCAAGTACTCGCCGCAGCGCGTCGGCGTCGCGCACACCGTCAACGACGAGGACGTCGTGCAGCTCATCAAGAAGTAG